A genomic region of Dactylococcopsis salina PCC 8305 contains the following coding sequences:
- a CDS encoding cation:proton antiporter produces the protein MTQTTIAWIALSFFIGFFSYLVPKLSRWLALGIALTSVVYSGLLFLEPSPINIQVLDSFGVTLIADQLSSFFILTNALVTLAVIFYCWQSEKSAFFFMQLIILHGSVNSTFICADFISLYVALEVISIASFLLISYPRTDRAIWVGLRYLFVSNTAMLFYLVGTVLVYQVDNSFSFASLQGAPPDAVALIFLGLLAKGGIFISGLWLPLTHSESQTPVSAMLSGVVVKAGVFPLVRCALMIEELDPIVRFFGVGTALLGVGYAVFEKDAKRMLAFHTISQLGFVLAAPVVGGFYALTHGLVKSALFLITGGLPSRNFKELQHQPIRTEIWIALVIASFSISGFPLLSGFGAKVLTSKNLLPWQVVAMNIAALGTAISFAKFIFLPHQKTTEKLPLKLGFWSAMVILLGGLVAANIFYYEAYTINNIIKPLATIVIGWLAYLFIFKKLAIKPSRAIEEFDHLIGMMTVMLILLFWSVWTQSPI, from the coding sequence ATGACGCAGACAACCATCGCTTGGATTGCTTTATCCTTTTTTATTGGGTTTTTCAGCTATCTTGTTCCTAAGTTGTCTCGCTGGTTAGCTTTAGGAATTGCTCTCACTTCAGTTGTTTATTCTGGGTTACTATTTCTTGAACCTTCGCCGATCAATATTCAAGTGTTGGATAGTTTCGGCGTGACTTTAATTGCTGATCAACTCAGTAGTTTTTTTATTCTAACCAATGCCCTTGTCACCCTTGCAGTTATTTTTTACTGTTGGCAAAGTGAGAAATCAGCTTTCTTTTTCATGCAGTTAATAATTCTGCATGGGAGTGTCAATTCGACCTTTATTTGTGCTGATTTTATCAGTCTCTATGTGGCGCTAGAGGTGATCAGTATTGCTTCGTTTTTGTTAATTTCTTATCCTCGCACCGATCGCGCGATCTGGGTGGGATTACGCTATCTTTTTGTGAGCAATACGGCTATGCTATTCTACTTAGTAGGGACAGTGCTAGTCTATCAAGTCGATAATTCCTTCAGTTTTGCAAGTTTGCAGGGAGCTCCTCCCGATGCAGTTGCCCTCATTTTCTTGGGACTTTTAGCAAAAGGAGGCATTTTTATCTCTGGGTTATGGCTACCCCTCACCCACTCTGAATCACAAACTCCTGTTTCAGCGATGCTATCGGGAGTAGTGGTAAAAGCAGGGGTATTTCCCCTCGTGCGGTGTGCGCTGATGATCGAGGAACTTGATCCGATTGTTCGCTTTTTTGGCGTGGGAACCGCCCTTTTAGGGGTAGGTTATGCTGTTTTTGAAAAAGACGCGAAACGGATGCTGGCTTTTCATACCATTTCCCAATTAGGTTTTGTTCTCGCAGCGCCAGTGGTCGGCGGATTTTATGCCCTAACTCACGGATTAGTCAAGTCTGCTTTATTTTTAATTACGGGGGGTTTACCCAGTCGTAACTTTAAAGAATTACAGCATCAACCGATTCGTACTGAGATTTGGATAGCGTTAGTGATTGCGAGTTTTTCAATTTCTGGCTTTCCGTTGCTGTCTGGATTTGGGGCGAAAGTTTTAACCAGTAAAAATTTATTACCTTGGCAAGTGGTTGCTATGAATATCGCTGCTTTGGGAACTGCCATTTCTTTCGCCAAATTTATCTTTTTACCCCATCAAAAGACAACGGAGAAACTGCCCTTAAAACTGGGGTTTTGGTCAGCAATGGTCATTTTGCTCGGTGGGTTAGTCGCAGCGAACATTTTTTATTATGAAGCCTATACAATCAATAACATTATTAAACCCCTAGCAACGATTGTTATCGGCTGGTTAGCCTATCTTTTTATATTTAAAAAATTAGCAATTAAGCCATCCCGTGCGATCGAGGAATTTGATCATCTCATCGGGATGATGACCGTGATGTTAATCTTATTATTCTGGAGTGTATGGACGCAATCCCCTATCTGA
- a CDS encoding monovalent cation/H(+) antiporter subunit G, whose product MIDGLSYGLIVVGIIFWFWGTLPLIGNRSVLFKLHSLSVADTLGSMSIIIGLLLKIPSEWTLLLLAIISLAIWNTVLGYVLAYCSSDEEEEQDG is encoded by the coding sequence ATGATTGATGGTTTAAGTTATGGCTTGATTGTAGTGGGCATTATTTTCTGGTTTTGGGGAACATTACCCCTAATTGGAAATCGCTCAGTTTTGTTTAAACTGCACAGTCTTTCTGTGGCAGATACCCTAGGCTCAATGAGTATCATTATCGGTTTACTCCTCAAAATTCCCAGTGAATGGACGCTATTACTCCTTGCTATTATTTCTTTAGCAATCTGGAATACTGTATTAGGATATGTTTTAGCGTACTGTTCAAGTGATGAGGAGGAGGAGCAGGATGGATAA
- a CDS encoding Na(+)/H(+) antiporter subunit B, with the protein MKWVYAIAGFALLVKMVVLPNPAADWEEIAIVESIVAESGVSNSVSGIIFRNRLYDTIFEVVVFTIAILGVRFLLANEQPTETVYQFSDHPSIVLARLGATIAALVSIELAIRGHLSPGGGFAAGVAGGTAIGLIAITSNSEWMEAIYKKWHAAIIEKVSVLIFIAVAVMTLVGWELPKGELGMFLSGGVIPLLNTLVAIKVTLGSWAAILLFIRYRGLL; encoded by the coding sequence ATGAAATGGGTGTACGCGATCGCTGGGTTTGCTTTGTTGGTTAAAATGGTGGTCTTGCCGAATCCCGCAGCGGATTGGGAAGAAATTGCGATCGTGGAATCCATTGTTGCTGAGAGTGGAGTCTCAAATTCTGTATCTGGAATTATTTTTAGAAATCGCCTTTACGATACGATTTTTGAAGTGGTAGTGTTTACCATTGCCATTTTAGGCGTGCGTTTTCTCTTGGCAAATGAGCAACCAACAGAGACGGTTTATCAGTTTAGCGATCACCCTTCGATCGTGTTAGCACGTCTGGGAGCGACCATTGCTGCTTTAGTGAGTATTGAACTTGCCATTCGCGGTCATTTGAGTCCAGGTGGGGGATTTGCCGCAGGGGTTGCTGGGGGAACAGCGATTGGTTTAATTGCGATTACCTCCAATTCTGAGTGGATGGAGGCGATTTATAAAAAATGGCACGCTGCAATTATAGAAAAAGTCTCGGTGCTAATTTTTATTGCAGTCGCAGTGATGACGTTGGTGGGTTGGGAATTACCTAAAGGGGAGTTGGGAATGTTCTTGAGTGGCGGCGTGATTCCTCTACTTAATACCTTAGTTGCGATTAAAGTTACGCTGGGTTCTTGGGCTGCTATTTTACTTTTTATTCGTTATCGGGGATTGCTTTAA
- a CDS encoding DUF4040 domain-containing protein, whose product MDNYVYIIVALLPLAALTSVLQANPYQALVLRAILGAIAALVYAVLGAADVALTEALVGTMLAITLYVVAVRSSLVMRLGVLPTETETNDSLQELIAQIRKVIHQYHLRLEIVEYPHLEALKGALQEKEIHATCTTHKEENLSQNQTAVADPEPTYHTAIRVSRLYEIMEKELVFPDTTVTYVATVNEGEKH is encoded by the coding sequence ATGGATAACTATGTTTATATCATTGTTGCCCTGTTACCCTTAGCCGCTTTAACCTCAGTGTTACAAGCCAATCCCTATCAGGCGTTGGTGTTGCGGGCGATTTTAGGCGCGATCGCCGCCTTAGTCTATGCGGTGTTAGGGGCGGCTGATGTGGCGTTAACAGAAGCCTTAGTGGGGACAATGTTGGCGATTACCCTTTATGTGGTGGCAGTGCGTTCTTCTTTAGTGATGCGTTTGGGAGTGTTGCCAACTGAGACGGAAACCAACGATTCTTTGCAAGAACTCATCGCGCAAATCAGAAAGGTGATTCATCAATATCATTTGCGTTTAGAGATTGTTGAATATCCCCATCTCGAAGCCTTAAAAGGGGCGTTACAGGAAAAAGAAATTCATGCTACCTGTACCACTCACAAAGAAGAAAATCTGTCTCAAAATCAGACTGCGGTTGCTGATCCAGAACCAACTTATCACACTGCGATTCGAGTCTCTCGCCTCTATGAAATTATGGAAAAGGAGTTGGTTTTTCCAGACACAACTGTTACCTATGTCGCTACTGTTAATGAAGGGGAGAAACACTGA
- the glgA gene encoding glycogen synthase GlgA produces MKILFVAAEAAPIAKVGGMGDVVGTLTPILRKMGHDVRILMPYYGFLPDKLEIPEKSVWQGSAMFQTFDIFETVLPGTDVPLYLLGHAAFAPRRIYQGDDEPWRFTFFANGGAQFALNYWQPNVIHCHDWHTGMIPVWMYKTPEIKTVFTIHNLAYQGPARSHVEEMAWCPPYMQENNVMAGAIQFADCVNTVSPTYAKQIQTPEYGEALDALLALKKDKIVGVVNGIDPDQYNPATDSNLDQPFSIETLDQRVTNKIALQKQVGLEVNSGAFLVSMVTRLVEQKGLDIVLPILEQYLSYTGDQFLVLGTGEERYETQLREISERYPGRMSVQLLYNDGLSRRIYGGSDAFLMPSRFEPCGISQMMAMRYGCVPIVRHTGGLVDTVSPHNPIEKTGTGYCFNLYESLDLYTSLIRASESYLYRETWKELQIRGMSQDFSWERSARKYIQLYQDILSPTAETLPSVTSPESK; encoded by the coding sequence ATGAAAATTTTATTTGTAGCGGCGGAAGCGGCGCCCATTGCGAAAGTTGGGGGAATGGGAGATGTGGTGGGAACACTGACCCCAATTTTGCGGAAAATGGGTCACGATGTCAGAATTTTAATGCCTTACTATGGGTTTTTGCCAGATAAGTTGGAAATTCCAGAAAAGTCGGTTTGGCAAGGTAGCGCCATGTTTCAAACCTTTGATATTTTCGAGACAGTTTTACCTGGAACTGATGTGCCGCTTTATTTGTTAGGACACGCTGCCTTTGCACCCCGTCGCATTTATCAGGGGGATGATGAACCATGGCGGTTTACATTTTTTGCCAATGGGGGGGCGCAATTTGCTTTGAATTATTGGCAGCCCAATGTGATTCATTGCCATGATTGGCATACGGGGATGATTCCCGTTTGGATGTACAAAACCCCTGAGATTAAAACGGTGTTTACCATCCATAATCTAGCTTACCAGGGGCCTGCTCGATCGCACGTGGAAGAGATGGCTTGGTGTCCGCCGTATATGCAGGAAAATAATGTTATGGCGGGTGCGATTCAGTTTGCTGACTGTGTTAATACCGTTTCTCCTACTTATGCGAAACAAATTCAAACCCCAGAGTATGGGGAAGCGTTAGACGCACTCTTGGCTTTGAAAAAGGATAAAATTGTTGGTGTGGTTAACGGGATTGATCCCGATCAATATAATCCCGCGACGGATAGCAATTTAGATCAACCGTTTTCGATCGAAACCCTTGATCAGCGAGTAACGAATAAGATCGCCCTACAGAAACAAGTGGGATTAGAAGTGAATAGTGGCGCGTTTTTGGTTAGTATGGTGACGCGGTTGGTGGAACAAAAGGGGTTAGATATTGTCTTACCGATTCTTGAGCAGTATTTAAGCTATACAGGCGATCAGTTCTTAGTTTTAGGCACAGGGGAAGAACGATACGAAACTCAACTGCGAGAGATATCAGAACGGTATCCAGGGCGAATGTCGGTGCAACTGCTTTATAATGATGGACTATCCCGACGCATTTATGGCGGTAGTGATGCCTTTTTAATGCCGTCACGGTTTGAACCTTGTGGGATTAGTCAAATGATGGCGATGCGCTATGGTTGCGTTCCCATTGTTCGTCATACTGGCGGTTTAGTGGATACTGTTTCTCCTCATAATCCCATTGAAAAAACAGGAACGGGATATTGTTTCAATCTTTATGAATCCTTAGATTTATACACCTCTCTGATTCGTGCTTCGGAAAGTTATCTGTATCGAGAGACTTGGAAAGAGTTACAAATCCGAGGAATGTCTCAGGATTTTAGTTGGGAACGATCGGCGCGGAAATATATTCAACTCTATCAAGATATTCTCTCCCCAACTGCGGAAACCTTACCGTCTGTCACCTCTCCAGAATCAAAGTAG
- a CDS encoding Na+/H+ antiporter subunit E, with protein sequence MDAIPYLNIILRLTIWFLLTADLSVANIIIGISIAFLLPRHFASPEPLREWMRVLWEIIIAIPQAYLEAIQIMLRPHDEEEIVRERVKPKRTPGLIFLDIFLITFTPKTIVLKYEEQGWYKVHRVRRKISDQ encoded by the coding sequence ATGGACGCAATCCCCTATCTGAATATCATTTTACGTCTCACCATTTGGTTTTTGCTCACTGCTGATCTGAGTGTGGCAAATATTATCATTGGCATCAGCATTGCTTTCTTATTACCCCGTCACTTTGCCTCCCCAGAACCTTTGCGAGAGTGGATGCGAGTCTTGTGGGAAATTATTATTGCCATTCCCCAAGCCTATTTAGAAGCAATCCAAATCATGCTGCGTCCCCATGATGAAGAAGAAATCGTCAGAGAAAGAGTTAAACCAAAACGGACACCAGGACTAATTTTTTTGGATATCTTTTTAATTACCTTTACTCCGAAAACGATTGTTTTGAAATATGAGGAACAAGGTTGGTATAAAGTCCACCGCGTTCGACGGAAAATCAGTGATCAGTGA
- the recF gene encoding DNA replication/repair protein RecF (All proteins in this family for which functions are known are DNA-binding proteins that assist the filamentation of RecA onto DNA for the initiation of recombination or recombinational repair.): protein MYLRELHLTRFRNYQNCLIEFETQKTILLGNNAQGKSNLLEAVELLATLKSHRTSKDQDLVFQKAEVGQIKAIVKRLYSETELTLTLRQKGRRTVAVNHESLRRQIDFLGRLNAVEFSSLDLDLVRGSPEKRRHWIDALLIQIEPVYAYILQEYNKVLRQRNALLKTIRKSLDEGEVNSEESTWEQLALWDSQLAANGSRVMRRRARVMARLAPIAQQWHRKISKETEQLNIEYAPNVNWLEDNPQVVQQAILDRIKLRKVAEENLGTTVVGPHRDEVEFTINETPARSYGSSGQQRTLVLALKLAELELIETVVGEPPLLLLDDVLAELDLDRQNQLLSAIADRFQTLITTTHLSSFDQQWVKSSQILTIDNGTINKK from the coding sequence ATGTATTTAAGAGAATTACATCTAACTCGCTTCCGAAATTATCAGAATTGCTTGATCGAATTTGAGACCCAAAAAACGATTTTGCTGGGAAATAATGCTCAAGGAAAATCGAATCTTTTAGAAGCAGTGGAACTCTTGGCGACTTTGAAAAGTCATCGGACAAGTAAAGATCAAGATTTGGTTTTTCAAAAAGCAGAAGTAGGACAAATAAAAGCCATTGTTAAACGATTGTATAGTGAAACTGAGCTAACTTTAACCTTACGTCAAAAAGGACGGCGCACCGTTGCGGTTAACCATGAATCGTTACGGCGACAAATTGATTTCTTGGGAAGATTAAACGCCGTTGAATTTTCTAGTTTAGATTTAGATTTAGTGCGCGGTTCTCCCGAAAAACGTCGCCATTGGATTGATGCTTTATTAATTCAAATTGAGCCAGTTTATGCCTACATTTTACAGGAATATAATAAAGTTTTACGCCAAAGAAATGCCCTCTTAAAAACCATTCGTAAATCTCTTGATGAGGGTGAAGTTAATTCTGAAGAATCCACTTGGGAACAATTGGCGTTGTGGGATTCACAACTCGCCGCCAATGGATCACGGGTGATGCGTCGTCGTGCGAGAGTAATGGCAAGATTAGCACCGATCGCGCAACAATGGCATCGTAAAATTAGTAAGGAAACTGAACAATTAAACATTGAATATGCGCCGAATGTGAATTGGTTGGAAGATAATCCGCAAGTTGTCCAACAAGCGATTTTAGATCGGATTAAATTACGAAAAGTAGCAGAAGAGAACTTAGGAACAACGGTAGTCGGACCCCATCGAGATGAAGTCGAGTTTACAATTAATGAAACACCCGCGCGGTCTTATGGGTCATCAGGACAGCAACGCACCTTAGTTTTAGCGTTAAAATTAGCAGAGTTAGAATTAATTGAAACGGTAGTCGGAGAACCGCCGTTATTACTCCTAGATGATGTTTTAGCAGAACTTGACCTCGATCGACAAAATCAATTATTAAGCGCGATCGCCGATCGATTTCAAACCCTAATTACCACCACTCATTTAAGTTCCTTTGATCAGCAATGGGTCAAATCTTCACAGATTCTAACCATAGACAATGGCACAATCAACAAAAAGTAG
- a CDS encoding BrnT family toxin yields the protein MLEFDWDKANLDHIAEHQVSADEVEQIFSDPNRLEAKAYSVREEQRFATLGQTEAGRILTIIYTIRNGKIRTITAYRATRKEQRRYQEGL from the coding sequence ATGCTTGAGTTCGACTGGGATAAAGCTAACCTTGATCATATTGCAGAGCATCAGGTGAGTGCTGATGAAGTAGAGCAAATTTTTAGCGATCCAAACCGATTGGAAGCTAAAGCCTACAGTGTAAGAGAAGAGCAAAGATTTGCAACGCTTGGACAAACAGAAGCAGGACGCATACTCACAATCATTTACACTATCCGAAACGGCAAAATCCGAACCATTACAGCTTACAGAGCAACACGAAAAGAACAAAGACGCTATCAGGAGGGATTATGA
- a CDS encoding cation:proton antiporter subunit C yields the protein MLETFVFATVFCGFFGIIFKRNLVMKIISMDIMSTGVIAYYVLVASRSGLFTPIITNTNTEKVAYADPVPQAVILTAIVIGFSIQALMLVGVIKLAKNNPTLETKAIEESNQP from the coding sequence ATGTTAGAAACTTTTGTATTTGCCACTGTTTTCTGTGGTTTTTTTGGCATCATCTTTAAGAGAAATCTGGTGATGAAAATTATCTCAATGGATATTATGAGTACGGGAGTGATTGCTTACTACGTTCTTGTCGCCTCCCGAAGCGGTTTGTTTACTCCTATTATCACCAATACCAATACCGAAAAAGTTGCTTATGCTGATCCCGTTCCACAAGCGGTTATTTTAACAGCGATTGTTATCGGCTTTTCCATTCAAGCCTTAATGCTGGTGGGGGTAATAAAATTGGCAAAAAATAACCCCACACTGGAAACCAAAGCAATTGAGGAAAGTAATCAACCATGA